The sequence below is a genomic window from Coffea arabica cultivar ET-39 chromosome 4c, Coffea Arabica ET-39 HiFi, whole genome shotgun sequence.
ATTGACGTCATTTTTGCCTTGGCCAAGTTGGCAACACGCTGTGCATTAACCCTACTGCTATCAAAACACTTTGGGGGAAGCAGGTGGCCATCTTCTCTATGCCTGGCTCTGACCTCCATATCTTGGTCTCCGATTGAGGTTTCACATTATCGCGAAGTACACAACCTCTAAGCATCTCCAATGATTGGGCAATGGAGGTAATGGTATCGCAACAGCAACCAGATGTTGTTTCATCTCCATATTGCTGCGCTCCAATAGTTCTAACCTTGTTTCAACTGCAGCTTTAAGTGATACAGTTGTTCCAACATGTTCGCCAGCTACGCTTGTATTGCCAAGTTCAGTGTCCTAAGTACATATCTTTGTAGCATTTTGTAACAATAATACAGCATATAAGCATAGAACAGGGGACATAGTGCCAGAAAGGGGTAACAAATGAGAGTAATATAATGCAAATGTACATTTGCAACGTCGGGTGTTCCAGCAGGGGCTGGAAGTTGACCAAATATATGCATCGACTTCAGTTTTGCCACATGAATCCCGACTTCTTCCTCTCGCCACTGGGCAACCCAAGGGGTCTGAGAAGAGAGACTGATGCCAACTCTCGGACCAGTAACTGACAAATGCTCCAAGTACACAATCTACAACAAATGACAGTAATAAgcaaaaatgagggaaaaacATTGTGCTGCAGTCTCAAACActgttttatttggaattttgtTGTGGCAAACCATTTCTACTCACCATCAGAAGCACTACACAACCAAATACAACTGAAATAGCTAGGGATAGGGCTTTCCTTATCCCGGAAACCAGCTTATTTGGGATGAATGTGCTCCAATTGTACCCAGACAGGTCATTTTCGTGGATAACAAATGATGCGACCTCCCGGTTGAATCCATTGGTTTTGCCTGGGCAGAGAAGGTTGTGCATTAGGTGTAGAATAAACTTTGTCCTGAACTCAGTGTCGAAGGTCTTCAAATTGCGTAGACTCAGCTGAACTTCATTATAGTCAGTTTCGCCATCCTTGAAGGGGATGTTTAGCACCGCTTCGACGTCCGAGCTGATATCAGTGCTGAGGAGACTGTGTGCGGCGGCCTTTCCTTTCATAGGAAGGCCGAAACACGCTGCCATATCGGTTACGGTTACTTGCACATAGTGTCCGTGGACTTGCAGGCTCCTTGACTCCCAATCAAAATTGGCAACAAGCCAAGACAAGAATTCTGCCTCCAGGACGAAGGGCTTCATCGACAAGATACCCTCAAACCTATTCGCGATGACTACTTCTCTTTGCTCAGTGTTAGATAGTCAATGGCTTCTTTAATTGCTATCAGGTTAGTGGGACTTGTGTACTGCAAACCATGGCACATAGCATAGGTTGCGCTTGGGCGTATTTACACACTTTAAAGGGAAAAGTGTTGTAGCCTTGTAGGAGTGAACGTACCTGCGACGGGGATCCACCGCGGCCATCTGCAACCCTCGACTTCACTGTGACATGCTGGTTGGTGCCAATGTCAAGAGTGTATGCTAGTTGTCCAGCCCAACAACTGTACAAATCTGTTGCCCTATAGCATCTGCTGACGGATTTCTCATGCTCCACCACATGAGGTGTGTCTGTCGTTTTTGGGTCTTGTGCCAGAGACGGATGGCCTGTTGAA
It includes:
- the LOC113740161 gene encoding uncharacterized protein, with amino-acid sequence MKPFVLEAEFLSWLVANFDWESRSLQVHGHYVQVTVTDMAACFGLPMKGKAAAHSLLSTDISSDVEAVLNIPFKDGETDYNEVQLSLRNLKTFDTEFRTKFILHLMHNLLCPGKTNGFNREVASFVIHENDLSGYNWSTFIPNKLVSGIRKALSLAISVVFGCVVLLMIVYLEHLSVTGPRVGISLSSQTPWVAQWREEEVGIHVAKLKSMHIFGQLPAPAGTPDVANVHLHYITLICYPFLALCPLFYAYMLYYCYKMLQRYVLRTLNLAIQA